A DNA window from Hevea brasiliensis isolate MT/VB/25A 57/8 chromosome 2, ASM3005281v1, whole genome shotgun sequence contains the following coding sequences:
- the LOC110635870 gene encoding UDP-glucuronic acid decarboxylase 4: protein MGSELIFRGHEDTQHETDSYSPKPPKRWLSFTRPIRYVLREQRLVFVLVGIVIATLFFTILPSSSRNPYVHHHKYEQIPDSLAHISRESASTTYKFYEPHVAAFGSMNSGGKIPLGLKRKGLRIVVTGGAGFVGSHLVDRLIERGDSVIVVDNFFTGRKENVMHHFKNPRFELIRHDVVEPLLLEVDQIYHLACPASPVHYKHNPVKTIKTNVVGTLNMLGLAKRVGARFLLTSTSEVYGDPLQHPQVETYWGNVNPIGVRSCYDEGKRTAETLTMDYHRGAGVEVRIARIFNTYGPRMCIDDGRVVSNFVAQALRKEPLTVYGDGKQTRSFQYVSDLVEGLMRLMEGEHVGPFNLGNPGEFTMLELAQVVQETIDPNARIEFRPNTEDDPHKRKPDITKAKDLLGWEPKVSLRKGLPLMVSDFRQRIFGDHKEDSTTSTVSTANLTLPLSQQYSYGGNNNSSKEIRHSMRNELGGGVPFAFISQSAS, encoded by the exons ATGGGGTCGGAACTGATATTTAGAGGCCATGAAGATACCCAGCATGAGACTGATTCCTACTCTCCTAAGCCACCCAAGCGATGGCTCTCCTTCACCCGCCCGATTCGTTACGTGCTCCGCGAGCAGCGCCTCGTCTTTGTCCTCGTCGGCATTGTTATTGCCACCCTTTTCTTCACCATCCTTCCTTCGTCTTCTAGGAATCCGTATGTTCACCACCACAAATATGAGCAGATCCCCGACTCCCTCGCCCACATCTCTCGCGAGTCAGCGTCAACGACATACAAATTCTACGAACCTCATGTGGCAGCTTTCGGGTCGATGAATTCGGGAGGGAAGATTCCGTTGGGGTTAAAACGTAAGGGTTTGAGAATAGTGGTTACCGGTGGGGCTGGGTTTGTTGGGTCACACTTGGTGGACCGTCTGATCGAAAGAGGTGACAGCGTGATCGTGGTGGACAATTTCTTCACGGGAAGGAAAGAGAACGTGATGCACCACTTCAAAAACCCGAGATTCGAGCTCATTCGGCACGACGTCGTAGAGCCCCTGTTGCTCGAAGTCGACCAGATCTATCACCTTGCTTGCCCAGCATCGCCAGTGCATTACAAGCACAATCCAGTGAAGACCATAAAGACCAATGTGGTGGGGACACTGAATATGCTGGGGTTGGCGAAGAGGGTCGGTGCCAGATTTTTGCTCACTAGCACCAGCGAGGTCTACGGTGATCCTCTCCAGCACCCGCAGGTCGAGACTTACTGGGGCAACGTCAATCCAATCG GTGTCCGAAGTTGTTACGATGAGGGAAAGAGGACGGCTGAGACACTGACAATGGATTACCACAGAGGAGCAGGTgttgag GTCAGGATTGCCAGAATTTTCAATACCTATGGGCCTCGAATGTGCATTGACGACGGCCGTGTTGTTAGTAATTTCGTTGCTCAg GCATTGAGGAAGGAGCCTTTGACTGTTTATGGTGATGGGAAGCAGACAAGGAGTTTCCAATATGTTTCTGATTTG GTTGAAGGTCTGATGCGCCTTATGGAAGGGGAACATGTGGGGCCTTTCAATCTTGGTAATCCTGGTGAATTCACCATGCTTGAACTTGCTCAG GTGGTACAAGAAACCATTGATCCAAATGCAAGGATAGAGTTCAGGCCTAACACAGAAGATGACCCACACAAGAGGAAGCCTGATATTACGAAGGCAAAAGATCTGCTTGGCTGGGAGCCCAAGGTATCCCTTCGGAAGGGTCTGCCATTAATGGTATCAGATTTCCGGCAACGCATCTTTGGTGACCACAAGGAAGATAGCACCACCAGCACTGTGTCAAC AGCCAATTTGACTTTGCCCTTGTCGCAACAATACAGTTACGGTGGCAACAACAATAGCAGCAAAGAAATCCGTCATTCGATGAGGAATGAACTTGGAGGAGGTGTTCCTTTCGCATTTATTTCGCAGTCAGCTTCATAA
- the LOC110635863 gene encoding pectinesterase inhibitor 6 yields MKLAILVIVFLFLSWVNSKGWASSSSSMDNYYVRDACSVTRYQDLCIHSLASFSRTARRSPSKWARAGVSVTIGEAKNASQYLIKLKKYKIMRDSRNMIALSDCIENFQDTIDNLHKSLGVLRKLDATNFENQMGDVTTWMSAALTDEDTCLDGFEDQNPPKQVIKVLQNRVTRVAYITSNALALVNKLSSTGLGSLTY; encoded by the coding sequence ATGAAACTTGCCATCTTAGTCATTGTCTTCCTATTCCTCTCATGGGTAAATTCCAAGGGCTGGGCTTCCAGTTCCAGTAGTATGGACAATTATTATGTTAGAGATGCATGTAGTGTGACTAGGTATCAGGACCTCTGTATCCACTCGCTAGCTTCATTTTCACGAACAGCTAGGAGAAGTCCTAGCAAGTGGGCTCGGGCAGGGGTCTCAGTCACAATAGGTGAGGCTAAAAACGCTAGTCAATACCTGATCAAATTGAAGAAATACAAAATCATGAGAGACAGCAGAAACATGATTGCCCTTTCAGATTGCATTGAGAACTTCCAGGATACAATTGACAATCTTCACAAATCACTTGGAGTACTCAGGAAACTTGATGCCACCAACTTCGAAAATCAAATGGGCGATGTAACTACATGGATGAGTGCTGCACTTACTGATGAGGACACTTGCCTGGATGGTTTTGAGGACCAAAACCCTCCTAAACAAGTTATAAAAGTGCTTCAGAACAGAGTCACAAGAGTCGCCTACATTACCAGCAACGCGCTGGCTCTTGTAAACAAACTTTCATCTACTGGTTTGGGAAGCCTTACTTATTAA
- the LOC110635900 gene encoding blue-light photoreceptor PHR2 isoform X2: MDPGLQTPKSQESTTEEQNQQQQLAILPCQFISPPFATASLSLSLSTILPTYFFNQPKISSLFSHTPTKAKIPTQASSLSHLSLSSSTLSPPKLSFKSTISANPLQNTLSLGPRRPADPSNAAGIRRASIVWFRNDLRVHDNECLNSANDESMSVLPVYCFDPREYGKSSSGFDKTGPYRATFLIESVADLRKNLQARGSDLVVRVGKPETVLIELAKAIGADAVYAHREVSHDEVKAEEKIEASMKDEGVEVKYFWGSTLYHVDDLPFKLEEMPSNYSGFKEKVQGVELRKTIAALDQLKGMPSRGDVEPGEIPSLLDLGLSPTQEGKAVANASMVGGETEALQKLKKFAAECQAQPPKGGSHDSIYGANFSCKISPWLTMGCISPRSMFDELKKTAARFITKKYSSPKKQLEAAPAAACAGALA, translated from the exons ATGGATCCCGGTCTCCAAACCCCAAAATCCCAAGAATCCACCACCGAAGAACAGAACCAGCAACAGCAGCTTGCCATTCTACCTTGCCAATTCATTTCACCTCCATTTGCCActgcctctctctctctttctttatcCACAATACTCCCTACCTACTTTTTCAACCAGCCAAAAATCTCTTCTTTGTTTTCGCACACACCAACCAAGGCCAAAATTCCCACTCAGGCCTCTTCTCTCTCtcacctctctctctcctcctcgACTCTCTCCCCTCCCAAACTCTCCTTCAAGTCCACCATCTCTGCCAACCCTTTACAGAACACTCTCTCTCTGGGCCCACGCCGCCCCGCTGACCCCTCCAATGCCGCCGGAATTCGTCGAGCTTCCATCGTTTGGTTCCGCAACGACTTGCGTGTCCATGACAATGAGTGCCTCAACTCTGCTAATGATGAGTCCATGTCTGTTTTGCCTGTTTACTGCTTTGACCCTAGAGAGTATGGCAAATCCTCTTCTGGGTTCGATAAGACTGGGCCTTATCGTGCCACTTTCTTAATCGAATCGGTTGCTGACCTCCGCAAGAACCTTCAGGCTAGAGGGTCCGACCTTGTGGTCAGAGTTGGGAAGCCGGAAACTGTATTGATTGAGTTGGCCAAGGCCATTGGGGCTGACGCTGTTTATGCACACAGAGAGGTGTCTCATGATGAGGTCAAGGCCGAGGAGAAGATTGAGGCGTCCATGAAAGATGAGGGAGTTGAGGTGAAATACTTCTGGGGAAGTACTTTGTATCACGTGGATGATCTGCCTTTCAAGTTGGAAGAAATGCCATCGAATTATAGCGGATTTAAGGAGAAAGTACAGGGAGTGGAGCTTAGGAAAACCATTGCTGCATTGGATCAATTGAAGGGGATGCCATCAAGAGGAGATGTGGAGCCTGGCGAGATCCCATCTTTGTTGGATTTGGGTCTCAGCCCGACCCAG GAAGGAAAGGCAGTTGCTAATGCTTCTATGGTGGGAGGAGAGACTGAAGCACTGCAGAAGCTTAAAAAATTTGCAGCAGAGTGCCAAGCACAACCACCCAAAGGAGGCAGCCATGACAGCATATATGGTGCAAACTTTTCCTGCAAAATTTCCCCATGGCTAACCATGGGATGCATCTCTCCTCGTTCCATGTTTGATGAGCTAAAGAAAACAGCTGCCAG ATTCATCACCAAGAAGTACAGTTCTCCAAAGAAACAGCTTGAAGCAGCTCCAGCCGCAGCTTGTGCGGGTGCCCTTGCATAG
- the LOC110635877 gene encoding uncharacterized protein LOC110635877, translating into MSRPMDEDSTDKNESEDFSTGPLSVLLMSVKNNTQVLINCRNNKKLLGRVRAFDRHCNMVLENVREMWTEVPKTGKGKKKAQPINKDRFISKMFLRGDSVIIVLRNPK; encoded by the exons ATGAG TAGGCCAATGGATGAGGATTCCACA GACAAGAATGAGTCAGAGGATTTCAGCACTGGGCCCCTTTCTGTTCTCTTGATGAGTGTTAAAAATAACACACAG GTGCTTATTAACTGCCGCAACAACAAGAAGCTTCTTGGACGTGTGAGGGCATTTGACAGACACTGCAACATGGTTCTAGAAAATGTCAGGGAGATGTGGACTGAG GTGCCAAAAACTGGAAAAGGCAAGAAGAAAGCTCAACCAATCAACAAAGATAGGTTCATCAGTAAAATGTTCCTCCGAGGAGATTCTGTTATCATTGTCCTTAGGAATCCGAAGTGA
- the LOC110635893 gene encoding 60S ribosomal protein L22-2 produces the protein MSRGPAAGAKGKKKGAAFVIDCGKPVEDKIMDIASLEKFLQERIKVGGKAGALGDTVTVTRDKTKITVTSDSNFSKRYLKYLTKKYLKKHNVRDWLRVIASNKDRNVYELRYFNIAENEGEEED, from the exons ATGAGTCGGGGGCCGGCAGCTGGAGCTAAGGGGAAGAAGAAGGGAGCGGCCTTTGTGATTGATTGCGGGAAACCAGTGGAGGATAAGATTATGGACATCGCCTCACTGGAAAAGTTCCTCCAGGAGAGGATTAAGGTTGGTGGCAAGGCCGGTGCCCTCGGTGACACCGTCACCGTCACTCGTGACAAGACCAAGATCACCGTTACCTCTGACAGCAATTTCTCTAAAAG GTATCTTAAGTACTTGACCAAGAAGTACTTGAAGAAACACAATGTGCGAGATTGGCTTCGGGTGATTGCTTCCAACAAAGACAGGAATGTGTATGAACTGCGATACTTCAACATTGCTGAGAATGAGGGAGAGGAGGAAGATTAA
- the LOC110635900 gene encoding blue-light photoreceptor PHR2 isoform X1 produces MDPGLQTPKSQESTTEEQNQQQQLAILPCQFISPPFATASLSLSLSTILPTYFFNQPKISSLFSHTPTKAKIPTQASSLSHLSLSSSTLSPPKLSFKSTISANPLQNTLSLGPRRPADPSNAAGIRRASIVWFRNDLRVHDNECLNSANDESMSVLPVYCFDPREYGKSSSGFDKTGPYRATFLIESVADLRKNLQARGSDLVVRVGKPETVLIELAKAIGADAVYAHREVSHDEVKAEEKIEASMKDEGVEVKYFWGSTLYHVDDLPFKLEEMPSNYSGFKEKVQGVELRKTIAALDQLKGMPSRGDVEPGEIPSLLDLGLSPTQEGKAVANASMVGGETEALQKLKKFAAECQAQPPKGGSHDSIYGANFSCKISPWLTMGCISPRSMFDELKKTAARTIYAAANRNDGGSSPDTGMNWLMFELMWRDFFRFITKKYSSPKKQLEAAPAAACAGALA; encoded by the exons ATGGATCCCGGTCTCCAAACCCCAAAATCCCAAGAATCCACCACCGAAGAACAGAACCAGCAACAGCAGCTTGCCATTCTACCTTGCCAATTCATTTCACCTCCATTTGCCActgcctctctctctctttctttatcCACAATACTCCCTACCTACTTTTTCAACCAGCCAAAAATCTCTTCTTTGTTTTCGCACACACCAACCAAGGCCAAAATTCCCACTCAGGCCTCTTCTCTCTCtcacctctctctctcctcctcgACTCTCTCCCCTCCCAAACTCTCCTTCAAGTCCACCATCTCTGCCAACCCTTTACAGAACACTCTCTCTCTGGGCCCACGCCGCCCCGCTGACCCCTCCAATGCCGCCGGAATTCGTCGAGCTTCCATCGTTTGGTTCCGCAACGACTTGCGTGTCCATGACAATGAGTGCCTCAACTCTGCTAATGATGAGTCCATGTCTGTTTTGCCTGTTTACTGCTTTGACCCTAGAGAGTATGGCAAATCCTCTTCTGGGTTCGATAAGACTGGGCCTTATCGTGCCACTTTCTTAATCGAATCGGTTGCTGACCTCCGCAAGAACCTTCAGGCTAGAGGGTCCGACCTTGTGGTCAGAGTTGGGAAGCCGGAAACTGTATTGATTGAGTTGGCCAAGGCCATTGGGGCTGACGCTGTTTATGCACACAGAGAGGTGTCTCATGATGAGGTCAAGGCCGAGGAGAAGATTGAGGCGTCCATGAAAGATGAGGGAGTTGAGGTGAAATACTTCTGGGGAAGTACTTTGTATCACGTGGATGATCTGCCTTTCAAGTTGGAAGAAATGCCATCGAATTATAGCGGATTTAAGGAGAAAGTACAGGGAGTGGAGCTTAGGAAAACCATTGCTGCATTGGATCAATTGAAGGGGATGCCATCAAGAGGAGATGTGGAGCCTGGCGAGATCCCATCTTTGTTGGATTTGGGTCTCAGCCCGACCCAG GAAGGAAAGGCAGTTGCTAATGCTTCTATGGTGGGAGGAGAGACTGAAGCACTGCAGAAGCTTAAAAAATTTGCAGCAGAGTGCCAAGCACAACCACCCAAAGGAGGCAGCCATGACAGCATATATGGTGCAAACTTTTCCTGCAAAATTTCCCCATGGCTAACCATGGGATGCATCTCTCCTCGTTCCATGTTTGATGAGCTAAAGAAAACAGCTGCCAG aACTATTTATGCCGCTGCAAATCGTAACGATGGTGGTAGCTCTCCAGACACTGGAATGAACTGGTTGATGTTTGAGTTAATGTGGAGGGATTTCTTCAG ATTCATCACCAAGAAGTACAGTTCTCCAAAGAAACAGCTTGAAGCAGCTCCAGCCGCAGCTTGTGCGGGTGCCCTTGCATAG
- the LOC110636368 gene encoding caffeoylshikimate esterase-like isoform X2, with amino-acid sequence MECSHYMKECGVRLARARYAVFGIDYEGHGRSSGSRCYIKKFENIVNDCNEFFKSVCVEKDYSDKGRFLYGESMGGAVALLLHKKEPFFYNGAVLVAPMCKISEELKPHPVVVNILTSFEEIIPKWKIVPTKDVIDSAFRDPAKREEIRNNKLIYQDKPRLKTALEMLRTSMSLEQSLNQVRLPFFVLHGDADAVTDPEISKALYEQASSKDKTMKLYPGMWHGLTAGETNENVDIVFADIIAWLQKHTHDLVAELIIEPFNKCIERLEFPTPVSNKQRRRKQSSHRSYLCGLKEPRTLHSV; translated from the exons ATGGAGTGCAGTCATTACATGAAAG AATGTGGAGTCAGGCTAGCGCGTGCCAGATACGCGGTGTTTGGAATTGACTATGAAGGCCATGGACGGTCCTCTGGTTCTCGTTGTTACATCAAGAAGTTTGAAAACATTGTCAACGATTGCAATGAATTTTTCAAGTCAGTCTGTG TGGAGAAAGATTACAGTGACAAGGGCAGGTTCCTGTATGGGGAGTCCATGGGAGGTGCAGTGGCCTTGTTACTGCACAAGAAGGAACCCTTTTTCTATAATGGTGCTGTTCTTGTTGCCCCAATGTGTAAG ATATCAGAGGAGTTGAAACCACATCCGGTGGTTGTCAATATATTGACTAGTTTTGAGGAGATTATACCAAAATGGAAAATAGTCCCAACAAAAGATGTCATTGACTCAGCATTCAGAGATCCTGCCAAGCGAGAAGAG ATAAGGAACAACAAGTTGATATACCAGGACAAGCCAAGGCTGAAAACTGCCCTGGAGATGCTCAGAACTAGCATGAGCCTGGAACAGAGTTTAAATCAG GTGAGACTACCATTCTTCGTGCTGCACGGTGATGCAGATGCAGTGACAGATCCAGAAATAAGTAAGGCCTTGTACGAGCAAGCCAGCAGTAAAgacaagaccatgaaactgtacCCTGGAATGTGGCATGGATTGACAGCAGGAGAGACCAATGAGAATGTGGATATCGTATTCGCTGATATCATAGCTTGGCTTCAGAAGCACACCCACGATCTTGTCGCTGAACTCATTATTGAACCCTTTAACAAATGCATAGAGAGACTTGAATTTCCTACGCCAGTAAGTAATAAGCAGCGTCGGAGAAAACAATCATCGCACAGGAGTTACCTCTGCGGACTTAAGGAGCCGCGCACGCTCCACTCGGTTTAG
- the LOC110636368 gene encoding caffeoylshikimate esterase-like isoform X1 produces MDFEYHEVYITNSRGVQLFTCRWLPASSSPKALVFLCHGYGMECSHYMKECGVRLARARYAVFGIDYEGHGRSSGSRCYIKKFENIVNDCNEFFKSVCVEKDYSDKGRFLYGESMGGAVALLLHKKEPFFYNGAVLVAPMCKISEELKPHPVVVNILTSFEEIIPKWKIVPTKDVIDSAFRDPAKREEIRNNKLIYQDKPRLKTALEMLRTSMSLEQSLNQVRLPFFVLHGDADAVTDPEISKALYEQASSKDKTMKLYPGMWHGLTAGETNENVDIVFADIIAWLQKHTHDLVAELIIEPFNKCIERLEFPTPVSNKQRRRKQSSHRSYLCGLKEPRTLHSV; encoded by the exons ATGGATTTTGAATATCATGAG GTGTATATAACAAATTCAAGAGGAGTGCAGCTCTTCACCTGTAGATGGCTGCCTGCTTCATCTTCtcctaaagctcttgttttcctctgccATG GGTATGGCATGGAGTGCAGTCATTACATGAAAG AATGTGGAGTCAGGCTAGCGCGTGCCAGATACGCGGTGTTTGGAATTGACTATGAAGGCCATGGACGGTCCTCTGGTTCTCGTTGTTACATCAAGAAGTTTGAAAACATTGTCAACGATTGCAATGAATTTTTCAAGTCAGTCTGTG TGGAGAAAGATTACAGTGACAAGGGCAGGTTCCTGTATGGGGAGTCCATGGGAGGTGCAGTGGCCTTGTTACTGCACAAGAAGGAACCCTTTTTCTATAATGGTGCTGTTCTTGTTGCCCCAATGTGTAAG ATATCAGAGGAGTTGAAACCACATCCGGTGGTTGTCAATATATTGACTAGTTTTGAGGAGATTATACCAAAATGGAAAATAGTCCCAACAAAAGATGTCATTGACTCAGCATTCAGAGATCCTGCCAAGCGAGAAGAG ATAAGGAACAACAAGTTGATATACCAGGACAAGCCAAGGCTGAAAACTGCCCTGGAGATGCTCAGAACTAGCATGAGCCTGGAACAGAGTTTAAATCAG GTGAGACTACCATTCTTCGTGCTGCACGGTGATGCAGATGCAGTGACAGATCCAGAAATAAGTAAGGCCTTGTACGAGCAAGCCAGCAGTAAAgacaagaccatgaaactgtacCCTGGAATGTGGCATGGATTGACAGCAGGAGAGACCAATGAGAATGTGGATATCGTATTCGCTGATATCATAGCTTGGCTTCAGAAGCACACCCACGATCTTGTCGCTGAACTCATTATTGAACCCTTTAACAAATGCATAGAGAGACTTGAATTTCCTACGCCAGTAAGTAATAAGCAGCGTCGGAGAAAACAATCATCGCACAGGAGTTACCTCTGCGGACTTAAGGAGCCGCGCACGCTCCACTCGGTTTAG